Below is a window of Vicinamibacteria bacterium DNA.
GGTGACGGCGGAAGCCGGTAGCCGGTCGAAACCGGGCGCTCGACCGAGACCGGCGCGAGCGCGCCGAGATGCCGGGCGACTTCGGTGCGTACGTCGTTCCGCGTCGCGATGACACCCCGTCCATAGATCCGTATCCATAGACGCAGTAGCTTGTCGACATAGGAGAAGCGCTTCTCGCGGGCTTCGATCAAATCCACCTCTTCGAGCCACCGGAGATAATCCCGTGTCGAGCCAGGGGTGCGCGCCATGCGACGGGCGATCTCGGTCAATTTCAGCTCCTCTTCGTCCGCAAGGATCCGGAGGATCGCCTTGCACGCGTTGTAGCCTCGGGCTCGGTGGAGAAGCTCGGCCAGAGTCGCGCGGCATTCCGCTTCGATCCGGCCTCCCTCTTCGAGCTCACGCGAAAGGGCCTCCTCGATTCCGAGCCCATGGGCTTCCAGGGTCTCGCCGAGACGATGCACGTGCAACGCCATACCGCCCGTCGCCGCCTGCAATGCCTCGGCTTCGGGATAACCGGCCTCGAATAGCTCGGCCGCTCCCACCGGTGGTATCTCGACGAGGGGAAGGCCCGGGAGCTCTCGCTTGATCCAGAAGGGATGACGGCTCGTCGCGACCGTTTGGCCCCGGCTCTGGAGAGCGGCGATGAGTTCCTGAAGCGGATTATCGACGTCGCGAAAGTAAGAGAACGTCCGGATCTCGGTGATGTCGTCGAGGAGGAGAAGGGAGTCCTTCGGCCGGCGGCGCAATCCATCGAGGAGGGCATCGAATGCGTTCGTTTCCCTGTGCCTGCGGCCGCGAAACAGCAGGGGCGCAAGGCGGCGAGACTCGGACTCGAGGAGCTCGGGCGTCGACGCCAGCGGCTCGAGCTTCAGAAGGGCAACGGGATCGCCTGGCTTCCATCGAGTGAGAAGGCTCTTCAGGAGCGTCGTTTTTCCCGAGCCCCGGGCTCCGGCGAGAACGAGGAAGGAGGCGTTCGAGAGCTCTCGCTCGATCGCCTCGATCACGGCGGTGCGCGGAAGGTACCGAGCCATCGCGGCATCATACGTCACCGGAAGCTTGTGGTAGACTCACGTGTTTGCGGCTTTTCAAATTGGAGTAAGCTTCGAGAACATGCCGAGTCTCGTAGTCGTCGGCACCCAGTGGGGTGACGAAGGCAAAGGAAAGTATGTCGATCTGCTTTCGGAGCGGATGGACGTGGTCGTTCGCTACGGAGGTGGCCATAATGCCGGCCACACGGTCGTCGTAGGGGATGAACAGTTCATCCTTCACATCATCCCCTCGGGAATTCTGCACCCCGGCGTCACCTGCATCATCGGAAACGGATGTGTGGTCGATCCCGAGGCCTTCGTCTCCGAGGTCGCGATGCTGCGCGAGCGAGGGATCGACGTCGGAAACAATCTCTATGTGAGCGATCGCGCCCAGCTCATTCTGGTGTATCACAGGCTCGCCGAGAGCCATGAGGAAGAAAAACTCGGTGACCGTCGGATTGGCACCACCTGCCGCGGCATCGGGCCGGCCTACGAGGACAAGATCGGACGGCGGGGACTGCGAGTGGGGGACCTCCGTCATCCGGATTTCCTGAGCAGCAAGCTGGACTATCTCGTACGGGACAAAACAGCGAGGCTGGGGTTTCCGAGCGATGCGGAGAAGATGCGAACCGACATCGACGAAGTTCTCGCGCGTTTCAGCCAGGTGGCCATGCCTCATATCGCGGATACCTCGTTGCTGGTGCATCGTGCGATCGAGGCAGGGAAGAACGTGCTGTTCGAGGGAGCGCAGGCGACGCTACTCGACATCGATCATGGGACCTATCCCTACGTGACTTCTTCGAATCCCACCGCGGGCGGTGCCTGTACCGGAAGCGGCGTGAGTCCAAAAGCCATCGACAATATCCTCGGCATCACCAAGGCCTACATCACCCGAGTGGGCCGAGGTCCGCTGCCCACCGAGATGACGGGAGAGCTCGGTGAGGCCATTCGCGAGAAGGGCGCCGAGTACGGTGCGTCCACGGGGCGACCGAGGCGTTGCGGCTGGTTCGATAGCGTGGTGGTGCGCTACGCGAAGCGGATCAACGGGCTCGATGGGCTCGCCATC
It encodes the following:
- a CDS encoding adenylosuccinate synthase gives rise to the protein MPSLVVVGTQWGDEGKGKYVDLLSERMDVVVRYGGGHNAGHTVVVGDEQFILHIIPSGILHPGVTCIIGNGCVVDPEAFVSEVAMLRERGIDVGNNLYVSDRAQLILVYHRLAESHEEEKLGDRRIGTTCRGIGPAYEDKIGRRGLRVGDLRHPDFLSSKLDYLVRDKTARLGFPSDAEKMRTDIDEVLARFSQVAMPHIADTSLLVHRAIEAGKNVLFEGAQATLLDIDHGTYPYVTSSNPTAGGACTGSGVSPKAIDNILGITKAYITRVGRGPLPTEMTGELGEAIREKGAEYGASTGRPRRCGWFDSVVVRYAKRINGLDGLAITKLDVLDDLPEIQVCTHYEVDDRRIDDFPGELTTLEKCKPVYRTLPGWKSSTAGISRIKDLPANARRYLETLEELCTAPVEMVSTGPERDSTIADTGRGPVLDRWLGGARETKRVESPARRRVKRSFR
- a CDS encoding ATP-binding protein, whose amino-acid sequence is MARYLPRTAVIEAIERELSNASFLVLAGARGSGKTTLLKSLLTRWKPGDPVALLKLEPLASTPELLESESRRLAPLLFRGRRHRETNAFDALLDGLRRRPKDSLLLLDDITEIRTFSYFRDVDNPLQELIAALQSRGQTVATSRHPFWIKRELPGLPLVEIPPVGAAELFEAGYPEAEALQAATGGMALHVHRLGETLEAHGLGIEEALSRELEEGGRIEAECRATLAELLHRARGYNACKAILRILADEEELKLTEIARRMARTPGSTRDYLRWLEEVDLIEAREKRFSYVDKLLRLWIRIYGRGVIATRNDVRTEVARHLGALAPVSVERPVSTGYRLPPSPSEDLVEID